The following proteins come from a genomic window of Rattus norvegicus strain BN/NHsdMcwi chromosome 8, GRCr8, whole genome shotgun sequence:
- the LOC120094208 gene encoding eukaryotic translation initiation factor 1-like, translated as MSTIQNLHSFDLFADASKGDDLLPAGTEDYIHVRIQQRNGRKTLTTVQGIADDYYKKKLVKAFKKKCACNGTVIEHPEYGEVIQQQGDQLKNICQFLIETGLAKDDQLKVRGF; from the coding sequence ATGTCCACTATTCAGAACCTCCACTCTTTCGACCTCTTTGCTGATGCAAGTAAGGGTGATGACCTGCTTCCTGCTGGCACTGAGGATTATATTCATGTAAgaattcaacagagaaatggcagGAAGACCCTTACAACTGTCCAAGGGATCGCTGATGATTACTATAAAAAGAAGCTAGTGAAGGCGTTTAAGAAGAAATGTGCCTGCAATGGTACTGTAATTGAGCATCCAGAGTATGGAGAAGTAATTCAGCAACAGGGTGACCAGCTCAAGAACATATGCCAGTTCCTGATAGAGACTGGACTGGCTAAGGACGATCAGCTGAAGGTTCGTGGGTTTTAA